The Gouania willdenowi chromosome 7, fGouWil2.1, whole genome shotgun sequence genome includes a window with the following:
- the bltp3a gene encoding UHRF1-binding protein 1 isoform X3 encodes MLDLPTWLAVTRVYCNKAAIRIQWTKLKTSPICLFLDKVEVEMRTCEEPRPPNGPSPIAITAGQSEYGFAEKVVEGMSVRINSITIKVQARAFHASFELWQLQGNSLNPKWQRSDLRYTRITDPKRGEVLTFKEINWQSLRIEADAIESDDQDLGSTPLRLITNQGRIRIALKRRIKDCNVLASKLLFILDDLLWVLTDSQLKAIIHYAKSLSEAMEKSAKQRKSVTAESLQAAPPSPGFHSLWSEPPPTATGSPSNMSQYFDLYDVKESSYHTFISRLDLHICNDTSSADEDVPPPPGLQGAMQLTFRKLGFDYYPVHRPADSCRHWERHSRAMEAQAQWAGKLLQEYQKKMETCGFPRPETPQPTKDSPSKIAQGGQSSPKLNPSNKEQTPGTVPPGSSLKRLRSSCVVVRMDDVDIHQVSTRGRQNKKTQSLLSCNRKAMGLPDNIPAVHLQFTEYYFPDNPSFPVPTSNLYAQLNSLQLCVDPASVLWINLFLRGLLHTLDQVKAFYHLQDSSKAEEHVDIRMDAAQLKLIIPLDSSILDHPERPQSLSVSMPQMVLSNTRHCPHGAKSDLNNTCSKFSSCPFFFQSDSKQSSPRETNAFNPLPPTFLQHTQEETGPQPQDVKKLRSQDVWSLSLSGVCLGFDGAKRFPKGRSQSFIEPFGVSVWLCRPHAFNNGVCSSSTSPTKASHLSSEEDDSLASVHLLTHIVTPMKMWLNHYQYVALLRMKDALARLGAELGRDVQEVKQAQGQKTKASSVCVALLMDSVEVGLLLPPAFTEPELEVPHTPETDSPSMTDSDISPTHHPAHILEDGTLENGISSINADEVVEEACEAIEDPLEEDDTAVISPMLSPQQSPALSREPSTFSLEGELSSAITVTKDVTKDAFSASLDLTKGAFSITKDAFSMLSRGSGMSKLFSSQVKEQRPDDSSPSVQCNQSMKQSPSQHSFDSAILEGSIPDENLSNDSDLSENFVILMDSGAESMRPNNTPLGSRSSPAPGTEGGSSADLSSSLSQSMEDLSQEMSSVLLLVLTGASCTLEVKGEDQAVALMAQNLVPVQMGNVRLSDVLAGVIQAPAEAVQKVEGSAGRASPVLCVRAESGPSAAARSALNESVGYLDVRLQDCRAQLLASTVANIGPFLEDEFSVDGQPLKLHMSNVTITMKDDNPRIYPTAPQPVPATFIVDQLILERGDDGIMRVKAEGADLKASAAHSVVHSERLNGSAHQHHERRTLESQLSDTQAALTQALTERERLLLEVRKYDPMFGLEHEHVSD; translated from the exons CTATTTGCCTG TTTTTAGATAAGGTGGAGGTAGAGATGAGGACGTGTGAAGAGCCCCGGCCCCCCAATGGCCCTTCTCCTATCGCTATAACAGCTGGCCAGAG CGAGTACGGCTTTGCTGAGAAAGTGGTGGAGGGCATGTCTGTCAGGATAAACTCCATCACCATCAAAGTGCAGGCCCGAGCCTTCCACGCCTCCTTTGAGCTCTGGCAGCTTCAAGGTAACAGCCTCAACCCCAAATGGCAGCGCAGTGACCTCCGCTACACACGCATCACCGACCCAAAAAGAGGAGAG GTGTTGACATTCAAAGAAATTAACTGGCAGAGTCTCAGGATTGAAGCAGACGCTATTGAAAGTGACGACCAGGACCTCGGGAGCACGCCATTGCGTCTCATCACCAACCAGGGGCGCATTCGTATCGCTTTAAAACGCAGA ATAAAGGACTGTAACGTGCTGGCGTCTAAACTGCTTTTCATCCTGGATGATCTGCTGTGGGTACTGACTGACTCCCAGCTCAAAGCAATCATTCATTATGCCAAATCTCTcagtgaggccatggagaagtCGGCCAAGCAGAGGAAGAGCGTGACAGCTGAATCTTTGCAG gCTGCTCCTCCGTCTCCTGGCTTCCACAGCCTGTGGTCTGAACCGCCTCCCACTGCCACAGGCAGCCCCAGCAACATGAGTCAATACTTTGACCTCTATGATGTCAAAGAGTCCTCCTACCACACCTTCATATCACGCTTGGACTTGCACATATGCAACGATACTTCGTCAGCAGATGAAG atgttcctccCCCTCCGGGTTTGCAGGGTGCCATGCAGCTGACATTCAGAAAACTGGGTTTTGACTACTATCCAGTTCACAGACCGG CTGATAGTTGTCGACACTGGGAACGCCACAGCAGAGCCATGGAGGCTCAGGCTCAGTGGGCTGGAAAACTGCTGCAGGAGTACCAGAAGAAAATGGAGACCTGTGGGTTCCCGAGGCCCGAGACCCCCCAACCAACCAAGGACTCCCCATCAAAAATAGCACAAG GTGGACAGTCGAGTCCCAAGTTGAACCCTTCTAACAAAGAGCAGACACCAGGAACAGTTCCCCCTGGGTCATCACTGAAGAGGCTGCGATCAAGCTGCGTGGTGGTCAGAATGGATGACGTCGACATTCACCAG GTTTCTACAAGAGGTCGTCAGAACAAGAAGACCCAGTCTTTATTATCCTGTAACCGCAAAGCCATGGGTTTACCAGACAACATTCCAGCAGTTCACCTGCAGTTTACTGAATACTACTTTCCTGATAACCCAAGTTTTCCAG TGCCCACCTCCAACCTTTATGCCCAGTTAAACAGCCTCCAGCTGTGTGTGGACCCAGCTAGCGTCCTGTGGATCAATCTGTTTTTACGGGGTCTTCTGCACACTCTGGATCAGGTCAAAGCCTTTTATCATTTACAGGACAGCAGTAAGGCTGAGGAACATGTAGATATCCGCATGGATGCAGCTCAACTTAAG ctaataaTTCCTTTGGATTCATCAATATTGGATCATCCAGAACGTCCACAGTCCCTTTCTGTCAGCATGCCACAGATGGTTCTCAGCAACACTCGTCACTGCCCTCACGGCGCCAAAAGTGACCTGAACAATACTTGCAGCAAATTCTCTAGTTGCCCTTTCTTCTTCCAGTCAGATTCAAAACAGTCCTCCCCCAGAGAAACCAATGCCTTCAACCCTCTTCCACCCACCTTTCTTCAGCACACACAAGAAGAGACTGGTCCCCAACCTCAGGATGTGAAGAAGTTACGGTCCCAGGACGTCTGGTCTCTCAGCCTGTCTGGAGTTTGTCTAGGTTTTGATGGAGCGAAGCGGTTCCCCAAAGGAAGATCCCAGTCCTTCATTGAGCCATTTGGAGTGTCAGTGTGGCTGTGTAGGCCGCATGCCTTTAACAATGGTGTGTGTTCATCCTCCACCAGTCCAACCAAAGCATCCCACCTTTCCTCTGAGGAAGATGATTCCCTTGCTTCTGTCCACCTCCTTACCCACATCGTCACACCGATGAAGATGTGGCTCAACCATTACCAGTACGTGGCCCTGCTCAGGATGAAGGATGCCCTGGCTCGACTGGGGGCAGAATTGGGTAGAGATGTACAGGAAGTTAAGCAAGCTCAGGGTCAGAAAACAAAGGCGTCCTCCGTTTGTGTCGCCCTGTTGATGGACTCAGTGGAAGTAGGTCTCCTCTTACCCCCAGCCTTCACAGAACCAGAGCTAGAAGTCCCTCACACTCCTGAAACAGATAGCCCCAGCATGACAGACTCTGATATCTCCCCAACTCATCACCCTGCTCACATCCTAGAGGACGGCACGTTAGAAAACGGCATCTCATCCATCAACGCAGATGAGGTGGTGGAGGAGGCGTGCGAGGCCATCGAGGATCCACTGGAGGAGGATGACACTGCAGTTATTTCTCCCATGCTTTCACCCCAACAGTCCCCAGCTCTGTCCCGTGAACCATCAACCTTCAGTCTGGAAGGAGAGTTGTCGAGCGCCATTACTGTGACTAAGGATGTGACCAAAGATGCCTTTAGTGCCTCGCTGGATCTCACCAAAGGGGCGTTTTCTATCACCAAAGACGCCTTCAGCATGCTGAGTCGTGGCTCAGGGATGAGCAAGCTGTTCAGCTCACAAGTGAA GGAGCAGCGTCCAGATGACTCCTCCCCTTCCGTCCAGTGTAACCAATCTATGAAGCAGTCACCGTCCCAGCATTCGTTTGACAGTGCCATATTGGAGGGCAGCATACCTGATGAAAACCTTTCTAATGACAGTGATCTTAGTGAGAATTTTGTGATTCTCATGGACTCAG GTGCAGAATCCATGCGTCCCAACAACACGCCCCTGGGTAGCCGAAGCAGCCCCGCCCCTGGGACAGAGGGGGGGTCGTCAGCTGATCTCAGCAGCTCTCTGTCGCAGAGTATGGAGGACTTGTCTCAGGAAATG TCGTCAGTGTTGTTACTGGTCCTGACTGGAGCATCGTGTACACTGGAAGTGAAGGGAGAGGACCAAGCTGTGGCTTTAATGGCACAGAATCTCGTTCCAGTGCAGATGGGTAACGTCAGGCTGTCGGACGTGCTGGCTGGTGTGATTCAAG cTCCAGCCGAAGCAGTGCAGAAGGTGGAAGGAAGTGCCGGCAGAGCTTCTCCAGTTCTGTGTGTCCGTGCTGAAAGCGGACCATCAGCAGCTGCACGTTCTGCTCTCAACGAGTCTGTGGGATACCTGGATGTGAGGCTGCAGGACTGCAGGGCTCAGCTCCTGGCCTCAACAGTGGCCAACATCGGCCCGTTTCTGGAAGACGAATTCAGCGTCGATGGACAACCTCTGAAGTTACACATGAGCAATGTCACAATCACTATGAAG gaTGACAATCCTCGAATCTACCCAACAGCCCCTCAGCCTGTCCCTGCTACGTTCATTGTAGATCAGCTAATCCTGGAGCGTGGAGACGACGGTATCATGAGGGTTAAAG CAGAAGGTGCAGACCTCAAAGCTTCAGCTGCTCATTCTGTAGTTCACTCAGAAAGACTAAATGGCTCCGCCCATCAGCACCATGAG AGACGAACCCTAGAGTCACAGCTGAGTGACACCCAGGCCGCCCTCACTCAGGCCCTCACAGAGAGAGAACGTCTACTACTGGAGGTCAGGAAGTACGACCCTATGTTTGGACTGGAACATGAACATGTGTCTGACTGA
- the bltp3a gene encoding UHRF1-binding protein 1 isoform X2: protein MAGIIKKQILKHLSRFTKNLSPDKINLSTLKGEGQLSNLELDEEVLQNMLDLPTWLAVTRVYCNKAAIRIQWTKLKTSPICLFLDKVEVEMRTCEEPRPPNGPSPIAITAGQSEYGFAEKVVEGMSVRINSITIKVQARAFHASFELWQLQGNSLNPKWQRSDLRYTRITDPKRGEVLTFKEINWQSLRIEADAIESDDQDLGSTPLRLITNQGRIRIALKRRIKDCNVLASKLLFILDDLLWVLTDSQLKAIIHYAKSLSEAMEKSAKQRKSVTAESLQAAPPSPGFHSLWSEPPPTATGSPSNMSQYFDLYDVKESSYHTFISRLDLHICNDTSSADEDVPPPPGLQGAMQLTFRKLGFDYYPVHRPADSCRHWERHSRAMEAQAQWAGKLLQEYQKKMETCGFPRPETPQPTKDSPSKIAQGGQSSPKLNPSNKEQTPGTVPPGSSLKRLRSSCVVVRMDDVDIHQVSTRGRQNKKTQSLLSCNRKAMGLPDNIPAVHLQFTEYYFPDNPSFPVPTSNLYAQLNSLQLCVDPASVLWINLFLRGLLHTLDQVKAFYHLQDSSKAEEHVDIRMDAAQLKLIIPLDSSILDHPERPQSLSVSMPQMVLSNTRHCPHGAKSDLNNTCSKFSSCPFFFQSDSKQSSPRETNAFNPLPPTFLQHTQEETGPQPQDVKKLRSQDVWSLSLSGVCLGFDGAKRFPKGRSQSFIEPFGVSVWLCRPHAFNNGVCSSSTSPTKASHLSSEEDDSLASVHLLTHIVTPMKMWLNHYQYVALLRMKDALARLGAELGRDVQEVKQAQGQKTKASSVCVALLMDSVEVGLLLPPAFTEPELEVPHTPETDSPSMTDSDISPTHHPAHILEDGTLENGISSINADEVVEEACEAIEDPLEEDDTAVISPMLSPQQSPALSREPSTFSLEGELSSAITVTKDVTKDAFSASLDLTKGAFSITKDAFSMLSRGSGMSKLFSSQVKEQRPDDSSPSVQCNQSMKQSPSQHSFDSAILEGSIPDENLSNDSDLSENFVILMDSGAESMRPNNTPLGSRSSPAPGTEGGSSADLSSSLSQSMEDLSQEMSSVLLLVLTGASCTLEVKGEDQAVALMAQNLVPVQMGNVRLSDVLAGVIQAPAEAVQKVEGSAGRASPVLCVRAESGPSAAARSALNESVGYLDVRLQDCRAQLLASTVANIGPFLEDEFSVDGQPLKLHMSNVTITMKDDNPRIYPTAPQPVPATFIVDQLILERGDDGIMRVKEGADLKASAAHSVVHSERLNGSAHQHHERRTLESQLSDTQAALTQALTERERLLLEVRKYDPMFGLEHEHVSD from the exons CTATTTGCCTG TTTTTAGATAAGGTGGAGGTAGAGATGAGGACGTGTGAAGAGCCCCGGCCCCCCAATGGCCCTTCTCCTATCGCTATAACAGCTGGCCAGAG CGAGTACGGCTTTGCTGAGAAAGTGGTGGAGGGCATGTCTGTCAGGATAAACTCCATCACCATCAAAGTGCAGGCCCGAGCCTTCCACGCCTCCTTTGAGCTCTGGCAGCTTCAAGGTAACAGCCTCAACCCCAAATGGCAGCGCAGTGACCTCCGCTACACACGCATCACCGACCCAAAAAGAGGAGAG GTGTTGACATTCAAAGAAATTAACTGGCAGAGTCTCAGGATTGAAGCAGACGCTATTGAAAGTGACGACCAGGACCTCGGGAGCACGCCATTGCGTCTCATCACCAACCAGGGGCGCATTCGTATCGCTTTAAAACGCAGA ATAAAGGACTGTAACGTGCTGGCGTCTAAACTGCTTTTCATCCTGGATGATCTGCTGTGGGTACTGACTGACTCCCAGCTCAAAGCAATCATTCATTATGCCAAATCTCTcagtgaggccatggagaagtCGGCCAAGCAGAGGAAGAGCGTGACAGCTGAATCTTTGCAG gCTGCTCCTCCGTCTCCTGGCTTCCACAGCCTGTGGTCTGAACCGCCTCCCACTGCCACAGGCAGCCCCAGCAACATGAGTCAATACTTTGACCTCTATGATGTCAAAGAGTCCTCCTACCACACCTTCATATCACGCTTGGACTTGCACATATGCAACGATACTTCGTCAGCAGATGAAG atgttcctccCCCTCCGGGTTTGCAGGGTGCCATGCAGCTGACATTCAGAAAACTGGGTTTTGACTACTATCCAGTTCACAGACCGG CTGATAGTTGTCGACACTGGGAACGCCACAGCAGAGCCATGGAGGCTCAGGCTCAGTGGGCTGGAAAACTGCTGCAGGAGTACCAGAAGAAAATGGAGACCTGTGGGTTCCCGAGGCCCGAGACCCCCCAACCAACCAAGGACTCCCCATCAAAAATAGCACAAG GTGGACAGTCGAGTCCCAAGTTGAACCCTTCTAACAAAGAGCAGACACCAGGAACAGTTCCCCCTGGGTCATCACTGAAGAGGCTGCGATCAAGCTGCGTGGTGGTCAGAATGGATGACGTCGACATTCACCAG GTTTCTACAAGAGGTCGTCAGAACAAGAAGACCCAGTCTTTATTATCCTGTAACCGCAAAGCCATGGGTTTACCAGACAACATTCCAGCAGTTCACCTGCAGTTTACTGAATACTACTTTCCTGATAACCCAAGTTTTCCAG TGCCCACCTCCAACCTTTATGCCCAGTTAAACAGCCTCCAGCTGTGTGTGGACCCAGCTAGCGTCCTGTGGATCAATCTGTTTTTACGGGGTCTTCTGCACACTCTGGATCAGGTCAAAGCCTTTTATCATTTACAGGACAGCAGTAAGGCTGAGGAACATGTAGATATCCGCATGGATGCAGCTCAACTTAAG ctaataaTTCCTTTGGATTCATCAATATTGGATCATCCAGAACGTCCACAGTCCCTTTCTGTCAGCATGCCACAGATGGTTCTCAGCAACACTCGTCACTGCCCTCACGGCGCCAAAAGTGACCTGAACAATACTTGCAGCAAATTCTCTAGTTGCCCTTTCTTCTTCCAGTCAGATTCAAAACAGTCCTCCCCCAGAGAAACCAATGCCTTCAACCCTCTTCCACCCACCTTTCTTCAGCACACACAAGAAGAGACTGGTCCCCAACCTCAGGATGTGAAGAAGTTACGGTCCCAGGACGTCTGGTCTCTCAGCCTGTCTGGAGTTTGTCTAGGTTTTGATGGAGCGAAGCGGTTCCCCAAAGGAAGATCCCAGTCCTTCATTGAGCCATTTGGAGTGTCAGTGTGGCTGTGTAGGCCGCATGCCTTTAACAATGGTGTGTGTTCATCCTCCACCAGTCCAACCAAAGCATCCCACCTTTCCTCTGAGGAAGATGATTCCCTTGCTTCTGTCCACCTCCTTACCCACATCGTCACACCGATGAAGATGTGGCTCAACCATTACCAGTACGTGGCCCTGCTCAGGATGAAGGATGCCCTGGCTCGACTGGGGGCAGAATTGGGTAGAGATGTACAGGAAGTTAAGCAAGCTCAGGGTCAGAAAACAAAGGCGTCCTCCGTTTGTGTCGCCCTGTTGATGGACTCAGTGGAAGTAGGTCTCCTCTTACCCCCAGCCTTCACAGAACCAGAGCTAGAAGTCCCTCACACTCCTGAAACAGATAGCCCCAGCATGACAGACTCTGATATCTCCCCAACTCATCACCCTGCTCACATCCTAGAGGACGGCACGTTAGAAAACGGCATCTCATCCATCAACGCAGATGAGGTGGTGGAGGAGGCGTGCGAGGCCATCGAGGATCCACTGGAGGAGGATGACACTGCAGTTATTTCTCCCATGCTTTCACCCCAACAGTCCCCAGCTCTGTCCCGTGAACCATCAACCTTCAGTCTGGAAGGAGAGTTGTCGAGCGCCATTACTGTGACTAAGGATGTGACCAAAGATGCCTTTAGTGCCTCGCTGGATCTCACCAAAGGGGCGTTTTCTATCACCAAAGACGCCTTCAGCATGCTGAGTCGTGGCTCAGGGATGAGCAAGCTGTTCAGCTCACAAGTGAA GGAGCAGCGTCCAGATGACTCCTCCCCTTCCGTCCAGTGTAACCAATCTATGAAGCAGTCACCGTCCCAGCATTCGTTTGACAGTGCCATATTGGAGGGCAGCATACCTGATGAAAACCTTTCTAATGACAGTGATCTTAGTGAGAATTTTGTGATTCTCATGGACTCAG GTGCAGAATCCATGCGTCCCAACAACACGCCCCTGGGTAGCCGAAGCAGCCCCGCCCCTGGGACAGAGGGGGGGTCGTCAGCTGATCTCAGCAGCTCTCTGTCGCAGAGTATGGAGGACTTGTCTCAGGAAATG TCGTCAGTGTTGTTACTGGTCCTGACTGGAGCATCGTGTACACTGGAAGTGAAGGGAGAGGACCAAGCTGTGGCTTTAATGGCACAGAATCTCGTTCCAGTGCAGATGGGTAACGTCAGGCTGTCGGACGTGCTGGCTGGTGTGATTCAAG cTCCAGCCGAAGCAGTGCAGAAGGTGGAAGGAAGTGCCGGCAGAGCTTCTCCAGTTCTGTGTGTCCGTGCTGAAAGCGGACCATCAGCAGCTGCACGTTCTGCTCTCAACGAGTCTGTGGGATACCTGGATGTGAGGCTGCAGGACTGCAGGGCTCAGCTCCTGGCCTCAACAGTGGCCAACATCGGCCCGTTTCTGGAAGACGAATTCAGCGTCGATGGACAACCTCTGAAGTTACACATGAGCAATGTCACAATCACTATGAAG gaTGACAATCCTCGAATCTACCCAACAGCCCCTCAGCCTGTCCCTGCTACGTTCATTGTAGATCAGCTAATCCTGGAGCGTGGAGACGACGGTATCATGAGGGTTAAAG AAGGTGCAGACCTCAAAGCTTCAGCTGCTCATTCTGTAGTTCACTCAGAAAGACTAAATGGCTCCGCCCATCAGCACCATGAG AGACGAACCCTAGAGTCACAGCTGAGTGACACCCAGGCCGCCCTCACTCAGGCCCTCACAGAGAGAGAACGTCTACTACTGGAGGTCAGGAAGTACGACCCTATGTTTGGACTGGAACATGAACATGTGTCTGACTGA